The Scatophagus argus isolate fScaArg1 chromosome 20, fScaArg1.pri, whole genome shotgun sequence genome window below encodes:
- the pcyox1 gene encoding prenylcysteine oxidase 1 isoform X2, with the protein MPTMNAQTMSLRALLFLGLWHTGRRSLASAPELQDQPKKIAVVGAGIGGTAAAYYLRQEFGASVKIDVFEPADVGGRLATVTIGDYEYETGGSAIHPLNLHMKHFIEKLGISSRKDVSSKMAIFDGKELTYEESDWFIVNFFRMLWRYGFSFLRMQMWVESILDKFMRIYQYQQYGYSFSSVERLLHAMGGDSFLTLMNQTLEEAMMGEGFSQVFLNDIVTPITRVNYGQSVRINGFVGAVSLAGADSGLWAVDGGNKRVCSGLLYHSKSELISARVTSISVKVRPSKKGATTSYYEVSYVGESGSAHSLYDIVIIATPLHQGKSDITFSGFSPPIPSHYPGHYHQTVSTLIHGMVNISYLGTTEPASEFTVSDVLTTEGCAIHSLSSLDPVHIPQGYKRPPASQTKVWKVFSQQPLSQEQLRDIFLSWDSVSETRWLAYPSYRPPQRKTPPFILHNRLYYLNAVEWAASAMEMSAISARNVALLAHHRWHQQVSKIDQEDLHTRLRGEL; encoded by the exons ATGCCCACGATGAATGCACAAACCATGTCACTGAGAGCGCTGCTTTTTCTGGGGCTTTGGCACACTGGGAGAAGAAGTCTCGCCTCAGCCCCAGAGCTGCAGGATCAGCCCAAAAAGATAG CTGTGGTCGGAGCAGGCATCGGTGGCACAGCTGCAGCATATTACCTCAGGCAGGAGTTTGGAGCCAGCGTGAAGATCGACGTGTTTGAACCTGCCGATGTCGGTGGGCGACTGGCGACGGTGACGATTGGAGATTATGAGTATGAGACGGGAGGTTCAGCCATCCATCCTCTGAACCTACACATGAAGCACTTCATTGAAAAATTAG GTATTTCTTCGCGGAAAGATGTCTCCTCTAAAATGGCAATCTTTGATGGAAAGGAGCTCACATATGAAGAGAGTGACTGGTTTATAGTCAATTTTTTTCGCATGCTCTGGCGATATGGCTTCAGCTTCCTCCGAATGCAGATGTGGGTGGAGAGTATTTTGGACAAATTTatgag GATCTACCAGTATCAGCAGTATGGTTACTCATTCTCCAGTGTGGAGAGGCTCTTGCATGCCATGGGCGGCGATAGTTTTCTTACCCTGATGAATCAGACTCTGGAGGAAGCAATGATGGGCGAAGGATTTTCACAGGTCTTCCTCAATGATATTGTTACACCCATCACACGTGTCAACTATGGCCAAAGTGTCCGCATCAATGGCTTTGTGG GGGCCGTGTCACTAGCAGGAGCAGATTCAGGCCTGTGGGCAGTGGATGGAGGCAATAAGAGAGTTTGCTCAGGACTATTGTACCACAGCAAAAGTGAGCTTATCTCTGCCAGAGTGACCTCCATTTCAGTCAAAGTTCGACCATCCAAGAAGG GCGCCACGACCAGTTATTATGAGGTCAGTTACGTTGGAGAATCAGGCTCAGCGCACTCACTGTATGACATAGTGATAATAGCAACACCACTTCACCAGGGAAAGTCTGACATCACCTTCTCAGGGTTCTCTCCTCCAATTCCGTCTCACTATCCGGGGCACTACCACCAGACTGTCTCCACTCTGATCCACGGCATGGTGAACATATCCTACCTCGGGACCACAGAGCCAGCCTCGGAGTTCACTGTATCTGATGTCTTAACCACAGAGGGCTGTGCCATCCACAGCCTGAGCTCTCTTGACCCTGTGCACATCCCTCAGGGTTACAAGCGACCCCCTGCCAGCCAGACCAAAGTCTGGAAGGTGTTCTCCCAACAGCCACTGTCCCAGGAGCAGCTGCGGGACATCTTCCTCTCCTGGGATTCGGTGTCTGAGACCCGGTGGCTAGCTTATCCCTCTTATCGCCCGCCGCAACGCAAGACCCCTCCCTTCATCCTGCACAACCGGCTGTACTACCTCAACGCTGTGGAGTGGGCGGCCAGCGCCATGGAGATGAGTGCCATCTCTGCCCGCAACGTGGCCCTGCTGGCACACCACCGCTGGCACCAACAGGTCAGCAAGATTGACCAGGAAGACCTGCACACCCGACTAAGAGGTGAACTCTGA
- the pcyox1 gene encoding prenylcysteine oxidase 1 isoform X1 — translation MPTMNAQTMSLRALLFLGLWHTGRRSLASAPELQDQPKKIAVVGAGIGGTAAAYYLRQEFGASVKIDVFEPADVGGRLATVTIGDYEYETGGSAIHPLNLHMKHFIEKLGISSRKDVSSKMAIFDGKELTYEESDWFIVNFFRMLWRYGFSFLRMQMWVESILDKFMRIYQYQQYGYSFSSVERLLHAMGGDSFLTLMNQTLEEAMMGEGFSQVFLNDIVTPITRVNYGQSVRINGFVGAVSLAGADSGLWAVDGGNKRVCSGLLYHSKSELISARVTSISVKVRPSKKGATTSYYEVSYVGESGSAHSLYDIVIIATPLHQGKSDITFSGFSPPIPSHYPGHYHQTVSTLIHGMVNISYLGTTEPASEFTVSDVLTTEGCAIHSLSSLDPVHIPQGYKRPPASQTKVWKVFSQQPLSQEQLRDIFLSWDSVSETRWLAYPSYRPPQRKTPPFILHNRLYYLNAVEWAASAMEMSAISARNVALLAHHRWHQQVSKIDQEDLHTRLRVFPDLSS, via the exons ATGCCCACGATGAATGCACAAACCATGTCACTGAGAGCGCTGCTTTTTCTGGGGCTTTGGCACACTGGGAGAAGAAGTCTCGCCTCAGCCCCAGAGCTGCAGGATCAGCCCAAAAAGATAG CTGTGGTCGGAGCAGGCATCGGTGGCACAGCTGCAGCATATTACCTCAGGCAGGAGTTTGGAGCCAGCGTGAAGATCGACGTGTTTGAACCTGCCGATGTCGGTGGGCGACTGGCGACGGTGACGATTGGAGATTATGAGTATGAGACGGGAGGTTCAGCCATCCATCCTCTGAACCTACACATGAAGCACTTCATTGAAAAATTAG GTATTTCTTCGCGGAAAGATGTCTCCTCTAAAATGGCAATCTTTGATGGAAAGGAGCTCACATATGAAGAGAGTGACTGGTTTATAGTCAATTTTTTTCGCATGCTCTGGCGATATGGCTTCAGCTTCCTCCGAATGCAGATGTGGGTGGAGAGTATTTTGGACAAATTTatgag GATCTACCAGTATCAGCAGTATGGTTACTCATTCTCCAGTGTGGAGAGGCTCTTGCATGCCATGGGCGGCGATAGTTTTCTTACCCTGATGAATCAGACTCTGGAGGAAGCAATGATGGGCGAAGGATTTTCACAGGTCTTCCTCAATGATATTGTTACACCCATCACACGTGTCAACTATGGCCAAAGTGTCCGCATCAATGGCTTTGTGG GGGCCGTGTCACTAGCAGGAGCAGATTCAGGCCTGTGGGCAGTGGATGGAGGCAATAAGAGAGTTTGCTCAGGACTATTGTACCACAGCAAAAGTGAGCTTATCTCTGCCAGAGTGACCTCCATTTCAGTCAAAGTTCGACCATCCAAGAAGG GCGCCACGACCAGTTATTATGAGGTCAGTTACGTTGGAGAATCAGGCTCAGCGCACTCACTGTATGACATAGTGATAATAGCAACACCACTTCACCAGGGAAAGTCTGACATCACCTTCTCAGGGTTCTCTCCTCCAATTCCGTCTCACTATCCGGGGCACTACCACCAGACTGTCTCCACTCTGATCCACGGCATGGTGAACATATCCTACCTCGGGACCACAGAGCCAGCCTCGGAGTTCACTGTATCTGATGTCTTAACCACAGAGGGCTGTGCCATCCACAGCCTGAGCTCTCTTGACCCTGTGCACATCCCTCAGGGTTACAAGCGACCCCCTGCCAGCCAGACCAAAGTCTGGAAGGTGTTCTCCCAACAGCCACTGTCCCAGGAGCAGCTGCGGGACATCTTCCTCTCCTGGGATTCGGTGTCTGAGACCCGGTGGCTAGCTTATCCCTCTTATCGCCCGCCGCAACGCAAGACCCCTCCCTTCATCCTGCACAACCGGCTGTACTACCTCAACGCTGTGGAGTGGGCGGCCAGCGCCATGGAGATGAGTGCCATCTCTGCCCGCAACGTGGCCCTGCTGGCACACCACCGCTGGCACCAACAGGTCAGCAAGATTGACCAGGAAGACCTGCACACCCGACTAAGAG TCTTCCCAGATCTCAGTAGTTAA
- the fam136a gene encoding protein FAM136A — translation MAEAHQARMQTVVEEMVQSLERDHIRKMQGRMFSCSAECCSRPSDSMSQVHQCIERCHTPLAQAQGLVTSELEKFQDRLTRCTMHCNDKAKDLFDSGAKEPAVRSLMDRCVGSCVDDHINLIPSMTRRLKENLDSIQQ, via the exons ATGGCAGAAGCACACCAAGCACGCATGCAGACTGTGGTGGAAGAAATGGTCCAAAGCTTGGAGAGGGACCACATCCGTAAAATGCAG GGTCGCATgttcagctgcagtgcagagtgTTGTAGTCGTCCCTCAGACTCCATGTCCCAGGTGCATCAGTGTATCGAGAGGTGTCACACTCCTCTGGCCCAAGCTCAGGGACTGGTCACTTCAGAGCTGGAGAAGTTTCAG GACCGTCTCACCAGATGCACGATGCACTGTAACGATAAGGCCAAAGATCTCTTTGACTCCGGCGCCAAGGAGCCAGCTGTTCGATCACTGATGGACCGCTGTGTAGGCAGCTGTGTGGACGACCACATTAACCTGATCCCCAGCATGACCCGCAGACTCAAAGAGAATTTGGACTCTATACAGCAGTGA